A single window of Arcobacter venerupis DNA harbors:
- the nspC gene encoding carboxynorspermidine decarboxylase: MKTNNIIVDSFDKLPSPSFVCEEKLLEKNLILLKRIQDEADVNILLALKGFAMWSTFDLCKKYLKGCCASGLHEAILAKEEFGGEVHTYSAAFKDDEIDEIISISNHVVFNSFNQLKRYKDKAYGKTSLGIRLNPEYSSVEVNLYNPCAPFSRMGTTKANFDESLLEYLDGFHFHALCEQNVDALEGALAAFEEKFSQYFDKLKWVNFGGGHHITRADYDVEGLIKLLKDFKSRYPHLKVYLEPGEAIGWQTGYLVGTVLDVINNGMDLVILDTSAEAHMPDTLAMPYRAMVRNSGLAGEKKYTYRLGGNTCLAGDIIGDYSFDEPLEVGDKIIFEDMIHYTMVKTTTFNGIKLPSIVIKHNDECYQIVKNFGYNDYKMRLS; encoded by the coding sequence TTGAAGACTAATAATATAATAGTAGATAGTTTTGATAAACTACCAAGTCCAAGTTTTGTATGTGAAGAAAAACTTTTAGAAAAAAACTTAATTCTTCTAAAAAGAATCCAAGATGAGGCAGATGTAAATATTCTTTTAGCATTAAAAGGTTTTGCAATGTGGTCAACTTTTGATTTATGCAAAAAATATCTAAAAGGATGTTGTGCATCTGGACTTCATGAAGCAATCTTAGCAAAAGAAGAGTTTGGTGGAGAAGTTCACACTTATTCTGCTGCTTTTAAAGATGATGAAATAGATGAGATTATTTCAATATCAAATCATGTTGTTTTTAACTCTTTTAATCAATTAAAAAGATATAAAGATAAAGCTTATGGAAAAACATCATTAGGAATTAGATTAAATCCTGAATACTCATCTGTTGAAGTAAATTTATATAATCCTTGTGCACCATTTTCAAGAATGGGAACAACAAAAGCAAATTTTGATGAGTCTTTATTAGAGTATTTAGATGGTTTCCATTTTCATGCACTTTGTGAACAAAATGTTGATGCACTTGAAGGTGCATTAGCAGCTTTTGAAGAGAAATTCTCTCAATATTTCGACAAGTTAAAATGGGTAAATTTTGGTGGTGGTCATCATATCACAAGAGCTGATTATGATGTTGAGGGCTTAATTAAACTTTTAAAAGATTTTAAATCAAGATACCCACATCTAAAAGTTTATCTAGAACCAGGTGAAGCTATAGGTTGGCAAACTGGATATTTAGTAGGAACTGTTCTTGATGTAATAAATAATGGTATGGATTTAGTTATTTTAGACACATCAGCTGAAGCTCACATGCCTGATACTCTTGCAATGCCATATCGAGCAATGGTAAGAAACTCAGGCCTTGCAGGTGAAAAAAAGTATACTTATAGATTAGGTGGAAATACTTGTTTAGCTGGAGATATTATTGGAGATTATTCTTTTGATGAACCTTTAGAAGTAGGGGATAAAATCATTTTTGAAGATATGATTCATTACACAATGGTTAAAACTACAACTTTTAATGGTATAAAATTACCATCAATTGTAATAAAACATAATGATGAATGTTATCAAATTGTAAAAAACTTTGGTTATAATGATTACAAAATGAGACTTTCATAG
- the tig gene encoding trigger factor has protein sequence MEFSANRVDGANAVITATIAKEVIEANLDKVAKQAAKTMNVQGFRKGKVPVAVVKQRFADKLREDAEADALRKILNDALKELNIANADLIGEPTISKFDKKEDGSIEIEISVACKPIIDLGDYKSLIPAVEDKEIDVKDIDARLEEIAKSSAPLEKIARKRAAKDGDHAVIDFEGFVDGIAFEGGKADKYPLQIGSGSFIPGFEEQVIGMKYEEQKDIVVTFPESYQAKNLAGKEATFKVTLHEIQEKAAAELNDEFAQKMLPGEENVTIDTLREKIKEQIKAESMSKYYREELKPAYLETLVERIEFALPNSVVDQEINYALNNKVRTMTEEEISVLREDESKVEEIRNELKEDAVNSVKATFIIDALAKAENVEVSDQEVMQVLYYEAMQMGQNPQDVVKQYQEAGYLPAIKMSMIEEKVISKLLDEKLGK, from the coding sequence ATGGAATTTAGCGCAAATAGAGTTGATGGTGCAAATGCTGTAATAACTGCAACTATCGCAAAAGAAGTAATAGAAGCAAATTTAGATAAAGTAGCAAAACAAGCTGCTAAAACTATGAATGTTCAAGGTTTTAGAAAAGGAAAAGTTCCTGTAGCTGTTGTAAAACAAAGATTTGCAGATAAATTAAGAGAAGATGCAGAAGCAGATGCTTTAAGAAAAATTTTAAATGATGCTTTAAAAGAATTAAATATTGCTAATGCTGATTTAATTGGTGAGCCAACAATTTCAAAATTTGATAAAAAAGAAGATGGTTCTATTGAGATAGAAATTTCTGTTGCTTGTAAACCAATTATTGATTTAGGTGATTATAAATCTTTAATTCCAGCAGTTGAAGATAAAGAAATAGACGTAAAAGATATTGATGCAAGATTAGAAGAAATTGCTAAATCTTCTGCACCATTAGAAAAAATTGCAAGAAAAAGAGCTGCAAAAGATGGTGACCATGCTGTTATCGATTTTGAAGGTTTTGTTGATGGTATTGCATTTGAAGGTGGAAAAGCTGACAAATATCCATTACAAATAGGTTCTGGTTCATTTATTCCAGGATTTGAAGAACAAGTTATTGGTATGAAATATGAAGAACAAAAAGATATCGTTGTAACTTTCCCAGAATCTTATCAAGCAAAAAACTTAGCTGGAAAAGAAGCTACATTTAAAGTAACTTTACATGAAATTCAAGAAAAAGCTGCAGCTGAATTAAATGACGAATTTGCACAAAAAATGTTACCAGGTGAAGAAAATGTAACAATTGACACTTTAAGAGAAAAAATTAAAGAGCAAATCAAAGCAGAATCTATGAGTAAATATTATAGAGAAGAATTAAAACCTGCATATTTAGAAACTTTAGTTGAGAGAATAGAATTTGCATTACCAAATTCTGTAGTTGATCAAGAGATTAATTATGCTTTAAATAATAAAGTAAGAACAATGACTGAAGAAGAAATTTCTGTATTAAGAGAAGATGAATCTAAAGTTGAAGAAATCAGAAATGAATTAAAAGAAGATGCAGTTAATTCTGTAAAAGCTACATTCATTATTGATGCGTTAGCAAAAGCTGAAAATGTAGAAGTGTCTGATCAAGAAGTTATGCAAGTTCTTTATTATGAGGCAATGCAAATGGGACAAAATCCACAAGATGTTGTAAAACAATACCAAGAAGCTGGATACCTACCTGCAATTAAAATGTCTATGATTGAAGAGAAAGTTATATCTAAATTATTAGATGAAAAATTAGGAAAATAA
- the ppk2 gene encoding polyphosphate kinase 2 — protein sequence MEVIDSKKPIKHNYKNKNRKKEELEKKEENGIKKVQIWVREETLEYEKELTKLQIELLKLQNHVKEEGLKILMIFEGRDAAGKGGTIKRITEHLNPRGARVVALEKPSDIERTQWYFQRYTQYLPSSGEIVLFDRSWYNRAGVEPVMGFCTTEEHHEFLREVPEFEKMLVKSGIILFKFYFSVSKKEQLSRFKKREIDPLKQYKLSPVDKESQNLWDKYTIAKFSMLMASNTDLAPWTVIKSDNKKRARLNCIRHILSQVNYVNKTDENLFEIENEILISGTEEIENMEQDNKFARL from the coding sequence ATGGAAGTTATTGATAGTAAGAAACCAATAAAACATAATTATAAAAATAAAAATAGAAAAAAAGAAGAGCTAGAAAAAAAAGAAGAAAACGGAATTAAAAAAGTTCAGATTTGGGTACGAGAAGAAACTTTAGAGTACGAAAAAGAGTTAACAAAACTTCAAATTGAACTTTTAAAACTTCAAAATCATGTTAAAGAAGAAGGTTTAAAGATTTTGATGATTTTTGAAGGTAGAGATGCTGCTGGAAAAGGTGGAACTATTAAAAGAATCACCGAACATCTAAATCCTAGGGGGGCAAGAGTTGTTGCTTTAGAAAAACCTAGTGATATAGAAAGAACTCAATGGTATTTTCAAAGATATACTCAATATCTTCCAAGTTCAGGTGAAATAGTTTTATTTGATAGATCTTGGTATAACAGAGCAGGTGTTGAGCCTGTTATGGGATTTTGTACAACTGAAGAACACCATGAATTTTTAAGAGAAGTTCCTGAATTTGAAAAAATGTTAGTAAAATCTGGAATTATTTTATTTAAATTTTATTTTTCAGTTTCTAAGAAAGAACAATTAAGCAGATTTAAAAAAAGAGAGATTGACCCTCTAAAACAGTATAAACTCTCTCCTGTAGATAAAGAGTCTCAAAATTTATGGGATAAATACACAATTGCAAAATTTTCAATGTTAATGGCTTCTAATACAGATCTTGCTCCTTGGACTGTAATTAAGAGTGATAATAAAAAAAGAGCTAGATTAAATTGTATAAGACATATTTTATCTCAAGTGAATTATGTAAATAAAACTGATGAAAATCTATTTGAAATTGAAAATGAGATATTAATTAGTGGAACAGAAGAAATAGAAAATATGGAACAAGACAATAAATTTGCGAGGTTATAA
- the rd gene encoding rubredoxin — translation MKKYICTACDYIYDPAIGNPDSGIEAGTAFEDLPEDWECPDCGVSKEDFEPLED, via the coding sequence ATGAAAAAATATATTTGTACAGCGTGTGATTATATTTATGATCCAGCTATTGGTAATCCTGATTCAGGAATTGAGGCAGGTACTGCATTTGAAGATTTACCAGAAGATTGGGAATGCCCAGATTGTGGTGTAAGTAAAGAGGATTTTGAGCCACTTGAAGACTAA
- the ppk2 gene encoding polyphosphate kinase 2 yields MNLGDFERTNYSGLYISKESHPEYGNKYIARFQHDKKRYVKVLGYSKKDNLTRKDAFELLKSFKESILEKSEEIVEEKINLQENNLLAKDNEILKKLQEENELLKSIIGDYKKLNSHVLSEGVQKIYDLDALKKYQIELIKLQNWLEKENKRMIIIFEGRDASGKGGAIRRITRYMNNKHYRVVALGKPTETQKNEWFLQRYIEHFPTGGEIVLFDRSWYNRAMVEPIFGFCTPEEHEIFMEDIVNFEQDLVRQGMILIKLYFSVSKEEQKRRFDRRIEDPLRQWKFSEVDMQAQDLWDEFSEKKYEMLRRTTSRSAPWHIVRSDDKHKARLEAMKIILNSVDYDGRNYSLDFDANEEINISVQKELLQMRKSKDY; encoded by the coding sequence ATGAATTTAGGTGATTTTGAAAGAACAAATTATAGTGGATTGTATATCTCTAAAGAGAGTCATCCTGAATATGGGAATAAATATATAGCAAGATTTCAGCATGATAAAAAGAGATATGTAAAAGTATTAGGTTATTCAAAAAAAGATAATTTAACTAGAAAAGATGCATTTGAGTTACTAAAATCATTTAAAGAGTCTATTTTAGAAAAATCCGAAGAAATAGTTGAAGAAAAAATTAATTTACAGGAAAATAACTTGTTAGCTAAAGATAATGAAATTTTAAAAAAATTACAAGAAGAAAATGAATTATTAAAATCAATTATAGGTGATTATAAAAAATTAAACTCTCATGTTTTATCTGAAGGAGTTCAAAAAATTTATGATTTAGATGCTTTGAAAAAATATCAAATTGAGTTAATAAAACTTCAAAATTGGCTTGAAAAAGAGAATAAAAGAATGATTATTATCTTTGAAGGAAGAGATGCTTCTGGAAAAGGTGGAGCGATTAGAAGAATAACTAGATATATGAATAATAAACACTATAGAGTAGTAGCCCTTGGGAAACCAACTGAAACACAAAAAAATGAGTGGTTTTTACAAAGATATATTGAACATTTTCCAACAGGTGGAGAGATAGTTCTATTTGACAGATCTTGGTATAATAGAGCGATGGTTGAACCAATTTTTGGATTTTGTACACCTGAAGAACATGAAATATTTATGGAAGATATTGTTAATTTCGAGCAAGATTTAGTTAGACAAGGAATGATTCTAATTAAACTATATTTTTCTGTTTCAAAAGAAGAACAAAAAAGAAGATTTGATAGAAGAATTGAAGATCCATTAAGACAATGGAAATTCTCTGAAGTTGATATGCAAGCTCAAGATTTGTGGGATGAATTCTCAGAAAAAAAATATGAGATGTTAAGACGTACAACTTCAAGATCTGCACCTTGGCATATAGTAAGAAGTGATGATAAACACAAAGCTAGACTTGAAGCTATGAAAATAATTTTAAATTCTGTTGATTATGATGGACGAAATTATTCACTAGATTTCGATGCAAATGAAGAGATTAATATCTCTGTTCAGAAAGAACTTCTTCAAATGAGAAAATCAAAAGATTATTAA
- a CDS encoding ATP-dependent nuclease has translation MILEKVLIENFKSINSLEIDVKKIADSYTTYFIGLNEVGKTNILKALSYFNCPANKDNDYFFLSNQKNEDKEFIDLYYFLKFENKDIYLKKINEKIIGKYKLEFEIIDIEKNVFMKNDSIEFEYMYNYKLKVLNKNLYLKKLEPQVFELFDYHTVDSELVTEEEILKHFNDLIFEIIEQNEPLVSFWRPSDEYLISEVNLKDFQKNPDSNIPLKNIFTLAGYKTYEEINITINSLGNRQIVSRLKSKLSTKTTEYVKKIWNHNIIFEMDISDSKICSISIKDDGEENKHNFYNMSTRSDGFKQFISLILSLSIETKENDKINRLILIDEPEIHLHPSGIRDLGKELLEIGKYNFLFVSTHSPFIIDQINKERHIIIKKDKFANTIKKRINSYDDLRDDEVLFEAFGINIFKDLLVSKRLLVEGASDRLILYKLFEMEKIECGITNSRGSNITLVASKFNQEEIDIMVLVDGDKDGNKYKENILELRGIFNSGNVYTLNDLVPKAISDCTIEDFLGKNFIQGKFNEFYKKSYGDDISLEIDESKPIVEQIKIYLIKNREELKEDKKQLKFIIDNFKIFVSEEIKFQKSSWKSNFPLFDELIKNLKLKLI, from the coding sequence ATGATTCTGGAAAAGGTATTAATTGAAAATTTTAAGTCTATAAATAGTTTAGAAATCGATGTTAAAAAAATTGCTGATAGTTACACTACTTATTTTATAGGGCTTAATGAAGTTGGTAAAACTAATATTTTAAAAGCATTATCATATTTTAATTGTCCTGCAAACAAGGATAATGATTATTTTTTTTTAAGTAATCAAAAAAATGAAGATAAAGAATTTATAGATTTATATTATTTTCTAAAATTTGAAAATAAGGATATTTATTTAAAAAAGATTAATGAAAAAATTATTGGTAAATATAAATTAGAATTTGAAATAATTGATATTGAAAAAAATGTTTTCATGAAAAATGATTCTATTGAATTTGAATATATGTATAATTATAAATTAAAAGTTTTGAATAAGAATTTGTATCTTAAAAAACTTGAACCTCAAGTATTTGAATTGTTTGATTATCATACAGTTGATTCAGAGTTAGTAACGGAAGAAGAAATTTTAAAGCATTTTAATGATTTAATATTTGAAATTATCGAACAAAATGAGCCATTAGTTTCCTTTTGGAGACCTTCAGATGAATATTTAATATCAGAGGTTAATTTAAAAGATTTTCAAAAAAATCCAGATAGTAATATTCCTTTAAAAAATATTTTTACACTTGCTGGTTATAAAACATACGAAGAAATAAATATTACTATTAATTCTTTAGGTAATAGACAAATTGTAAGTAGATTGAAAAGTAAATTATCAACTAAAACAACGGAGTATGTAAAAAAAATATGGAATCATAATATAATATTTGAAATGGATATTTCAGATAGTAAAATTTGTAGTATTTCTATAAAAGATGATGGAGAAGAAAATAAACACAATTTTTATAATATGTCAACCAGAAGTGATGGTTTCAAACAATTTATTTCCTTGATATTATCTTTATCAATCGAAACAAAAGAAAATGATAAAATTAATAGATTAATATTAATTGATGAACCTGAAATTCATTTACATCCTTCTGGAATTAGAGATTTGGGAAAAGAATTGCTTGAAATAGGAAAATATAATTTTCTATTTGTATCTACTCATTCTCCTTTTATTATTGATCAAATAAACAAAGAAAGGCATATAATAATAAAAAAAGATAAATTTGCAAATACAATAAAAAAAAGAATTAATTCATATGATGATCTTAGAGACGATGAAGTTTTATTTGAAGCTTTTGGAATTAATATTTTTAAAGACTTATTAGTATCTAAAAGGTTGTTAGTAGAGGGAGCTTCTGATAGATTAATTTTATACAAATTATTTGAAATGGAAAAAATAGAATGTGGAATAACAAATAGTCGGGGGAGTAATATCACATTAGTAGCTTCAAAGTTTAATCAAGAAGAAATAGATATTATGGTTTTAGTTGATGGGGATAAAGATGGAAATAAATATAAAGAAAATATTTTAGAACTAAGAGGAATATTTAATTCTGGAAATGTTTACACGTTAAATGACCTTGTACCTAAAGCAATTAGTGATTGTACAATTGAAGATTTTTTAGGAAAGAATTTTATTCAGGGGAAATTTAATGAATTTTATAAAAAAAGTTATGGTGATGATATCTCTTTAGAGATAGATGAATCTAAGCCAATTGTAGAACAAATAAAAATATATCTAATTAAAAATCGAGAAGAACTAAAAGAGGATAAAAAACAACTAAAATTTATTATTGATAATTTTAAGATTTTTGTTTCTGAAGAAATAAAATTCCAAAAGTCTAGTTGGAAATCTAATTTTCCATTATTTGATGAACTTATAAAAAATTTAAAGTTAAAATTAATATAA
- a CDS encoding YifB family Mg chelatase-like AAA ATPase, protein MKIIKSASLETLDAISIDVESTFTKGLPTFTIVGMISTSISESKDRVKSALLTNGFKFPPLKITVNLSPSEINKKGTHFDLAIALQIALFEEKNIDFEDIYFFGELALDGNIKDTSSIFPIILSLVKQNIIKKVLVCEISAEKLSNIPNLEIYKVKNLEEAITFTKSKNKENFLFQKKILEYKTLKIKDEKFYYETIYKDDFSDVIGQEMAKYAALISAAGNHNIIFEGSPGCGKSMISKRLQYIMPPMSLEEILEKAKLQALDFKEVDFSPIRAFRSPHHSSTKSSIFGGGSVNAKMGEIALSNNGILFFDELPHFSKSILEALREPLEDNKILISRVNSKIMYETKFIFIAAMNPCPCGNLLSSLKECRCNELEIQRYKNRLSEPFLDRIDLYVVMNDSFSDNKNIVSSKELHSNILKAFIKQKNRGQKELNGKLNEEEIKKYCILDEESKVILEKARINYQLSFRSINKVLKVARTISDLNDNEIIKKNDLLQSLNFRRR, encoded by the coding sequence ATGAAAATTATAAAATCAGCTTCCCTTGAGACATTAGATGCAATTAGTATTGACGTTGAATCAACATTTACAAAAGGCTTACCAACCTTCACAATAGTAGGAATGATAAGTACTAGTATTAGCGAGTCAAAAGATAGAGTAAAATCTGCACTTCTAACAAATGGCTTTAAATTTCCACCACTAAAAATTACAGTAAATCTTTCACCTTCTGAAATAAATAAGAAAGGAACTCATTTTGATTTAGCAATTGCTTTACAAATTGCACTTTTTGAAGAAAAAAATATTGATTTTGAAGATATATATTTTTTTGGCGAGCTGGCACTTGATGGAAATATAAAAGATACTAGTTCTATTTTTCCAATTATTTTATCTCTTGTAAAACAAAATATTATTAAAAAAGTTTTGGTATGTGAAATAAGTGCAGAAAAATTATCAAATATTCCAAATTTAGAAATATACAAAGTAAAAAATCTAGAAGAAGCAATAACTTTTACTAAATCAAAAAATAAAGAGAACTTTTTATTCCAAAAAAAGATTTTAGAGTATAAAACACTAAAAATAAAGGATGAAAAATTTTATTATGAGACAATCTATAAAGATGATTTTTCTGATGTTATTGGTCAAGAGATGGCTAAATATGCAGCCTTAATAAGTGCAGCAGGAAATCATAATATAATTTTTGAGGGAAGTCCTGGCTGTGGGAAATCTATGATTTCTAAAAGATTACAATATATTATGCCTCCTATGAGTTTGGAAGAGATTTTAGAAAAAGCAAAACTCCAAGCTTTGGATTTTAAAGAGGTTGATTTTTCTCCAATTAGAGCTTTTCGCTCGCCACATCACAGTTCCACAAAATCCTCAATTTTTGGAGGGGGAAGTGTAAATGCAAAAATGGGAGAAATTGCTTTAAGCAACAACGGAATTTTATTTTTTGACGAATTACCACACTTTTCAAAATCAATTTTAGAAGCATTAAGAGAACCACTTGAAGATAACAAGATTTTAATTTCAAGGGTAAATAGTAAAATCATGTATGAAACTAAATTTATTTTTATTGCTGCTATGAATCCATGTCCTTGTGGGAATTTACTTTCAAGTTTGAAAGAGTGTAGATGTAATGAACTAGAAATTCAAAGATATAAAAATAGATTGAGTGAACCCTTCTTAGATAGAATTGATTTATATGTAGTTATGAATGATAGTTTTAGTGATAACAAAAATATTGTAAGTTCAAAAGAGCTTCATTCAAATATTTTAAAAGCTTTCATAAAACAAAAAAATAGAGGACAAAAAGAGTTAAATGGAAAACTAAATGAAGAAGAGATAAAAAAGTATTGTATTTTAGATGAGGAATCAAAAGTTATTCTTGAAAAAGCAAGAATAAATTATCAACTCTCATTTAGAAGTATAAACAAAGTTTTAAAAGTTGCAAGAACTATATCTGACTTAAATGATAATGAGATTATTAAAAAAAATGATTTATTGCAAAGCTTAAATTTTAGAAGAAGATAA
- a CDS encoding saccharopine dehydrogenase family protein, with translation MSKKGILIIGAGGVSRVATVKCAMNIDTFEKITLASRTVSKCESIAADILKNQGVQIDVASVDADNVDELAKLIQKVNPKLVLNVALPYQDLTIMDACTKCGVDYVDTANYEHPDEAKFEYKLQWARNDQFKEAGIMGLLGSGFDPGVTGVFCAYAQQNLFDEIHTIDIMDCNAGDHGYKFATNFNPEINLREVSANGRYWENGQWIETTPLEIRVDHDYPEVGVKASYLLYHEELESLVKNIKGLKRIRFFMTFGDAYIQHMNCLQNVGMLGIEPVMHKGVMITPIEFLTTLLPDPASLGPRTVGKTNIGCIIEGIKDGKAKKVYIYNICDHQECYKETGAQAVSYTTGVPAMIGSKLLYKGIWKNKGVFNIEEFDAKPFMEELMTQGLPWKIVEL, from the coding sequence ATGAGTAAAAAAGGTATTTTAATTATCGGAGCAGGTGGAGTTAGTAGAGTAGCCACTGTTAAATGTGCAATGAACATCGACACTTTTGAAAAGATTACATTAGCATCAAGAACAGTTTCAAAATGTGAATCTATTGCTGCTGATATTTTAAAAAATCAAGGAGTACAAATTGATGTAGCTTCTGTTGATGCTGATAATGTAGATGAATTAGCAAAATTAATTCAAAAAGTAAATCCAAAATTAGTACTAAATGTAGCGTTACCTTATCAAGATTTAACAATTATGGACGCTTGTACAAAATGTGGAGTTGATTATGTAGATACTGCAAACTACGAACATCCTGATGAAGCAAAATTTGAATATAAATTACAATGGGCAAGAAATGACCAATTCAAAGAAGCTGGAATCATGGGATTATTAGGTTCAGGTTTTGACCCAGGTGTAACTGGAGTATTTTGTGCTTATGCTCAACAAAATCTTTTTGATGAAATTCACACTATAGATATTATGGATTGTAATGCTGGTGACCATGGTTACAAATTTGCTACAAACTTTAATCCAGAAATTAACCTAAGAGAAGTATCTGCAAATGGTAGATATTGGGAAAATGGACAATGGATTGAAACTACGCCTTTAGAAATCAGAGTTGACCATGATTATCCAGAAGTTGGAGTAAAAGCTTCTTATCTTTTATACCACGAAGAGTTAGAATCATTAGTTAAAAATATCAAAGGTTTAAAAAGAATTAGATTCTTTATGACATTTGGAGATGCTTATATTCAACACATGAATTGTTTACAAAATGTTGGAATGTTAGGAATTGAGCCAGTTATGCATAAAGGTGTAATGATTACTCCAATTGAATTCTTAACTACATTATTACCAGATCCTGCAAGCCTTGGGCCAAGAACTGTTGGAAAAACAAATATCGGTTGTATTATCGAAGGTATTAAAGATGGAAAAGCAAAAAAAGTTTACATCTACAATATTTGTGACCACCAAGAGTGTTATAAAGAAACAGGAGCACAAGCTGTAAGTTATACTACAGGAGTTCCTGCAATGATTGGTTCTAAATTACTTTACAAAGGCATTTGGAAAAATAAAGGTGTATTTAACATAGAAGAATTTGATGCAAAACCATTTATGGAAGAATTAATGACTCAAGGTCTTCCTTGGAAAATTGTAGAACTATAA
- the def gene encoding peptide deformylase, which yields MIREVITYPNKLLRLKSKDVEQFDAELHTLLDDMYDTMMAEGGVGLAAIQISIPSNVLIINLPNEEDIQEKDELIEAINPVITHKDGSQIFTEGCLSVPGYSEDVTRAQHIIVEYFDRDGNKQIMECEDFLAVAWQHEMEHLSGHLFIENLSIIKRKKFEKEWKKKLKDKR from the coding sequence ATGATTAGAGAAGTTATAACTTATCCAAATAAATTACTTCGATTAAAGTCAAAAGATGTGGAGCAATTCGACGCTGAATTGCACACTCTTTTAGATGATATGTATGATACTATGATGGCTGAAGGTGGTGTTGGACTAGCAGCAATTCAAATATCAATTCCTTCAAATGTATTAATTATAAATCTTCCAAATGAAGAAGACATTCAAGAAAAAGATGAATTAATAGAAGCTATTAATCCTGTAATTACTCATAAAGATGGGAGCCAGATATTTACTGAGGGTTGTTTAAGTGTTCCAGGTTATTCAGAAGATGTAACAAGAGCACAACATATTATAGTTGAATATTTTGATAGAGATGGAAATAAACAAATAATGGAATGTGAAGATTTCTTAGCCGTTGCATGGCAACATGAAATGGAGCATCTTTCAGGGCATTTATTTATTGAAAATTTATCAATAATCAAAAGAAAAAAATTCGAAAAAGAGTGGAAAAAAAAGTTAAAAGATAAAAGATAA
- the clpP gene encoding ATP-dependent Clp endopeptidase proteolytic subunit ClpP, with the protein MSYIPYVVEKSGRGERSYDIYSRLLKDRIIMLSGEVNDAVASTVVAQLLFLEAEDPDKDIYLYINSPGGVITSGMSIYDTMNYIKPDVCTICIGQAASMGAFLLSAGTKGKRYSLPNSRIMIHQPSGGAQGQSTDIQIQAKEIQRMKDSLNAIIADQTGQDLAKIEKDTDRDNFMSATEACAYGLIDEVIAKHK; encoded by the coding sequence ATGAGTTATATACCATATGTAGTTGAGAAAAGTGGACGAGGGGAAAGAAGTTACGATATTTATTCAAGACTTCTTAAAGATAGAATTATTATGTTAAGTGGAGAGGTAAATGATGCAGTAGCTTCTACAGTTGTTGCACAATTACTTTTTTTAGAAGCTGAAGATCCAGATAAAGATATCTATTTATATATCAACTCTCCAGGTGGAGTAATTACAAGTGGTATGTCAATTTATGATACTATGAATTATATCAAACCTGATGTTTGTACTATTTGTATAGGTCAAGCTGCATCTATGGGAGCATTTTTATTATCTGCTGGAACAAAAGGAAAAAGATACTCTTTACCTAATTCTAGAATAATGATCCATCAACCATCAGGTGGAGCTCAAGGGCAATCAACTGATATTCAAATTCAAGCAAAAGAAATTCAAAGAATGAAAGATTCTTTAAATGCTATTATTGCTGATCAAACAGGGCAAGACCTTGCTAAAATTGAAAAAGATACGGATAGAGATAATTTCATGAGTGCTACTGAAGCTTGTGCTTATGGTTTAATTGATGAAGTTATAGCAAAACATAAATAA
- a CDS encoding helix-turn-helix transcriptional regulator, which produces MTNFLRIVDVMKKTGIAKSTIWLWISEGKFPKPIKLSPIITIWEEEKVDNWMKEKL; this is translated from the coding sequence ATGACTAATTTTTTGAGAATAGTAGATGTTATGAAAAAAACAGGAATAGCAAAAAGTACAATTTGGTTATGGATTAGTGAGGGCAAATTTCCTAAACCTATTAAATTAAGTCCTATAATTACAATTTGGGAAGAAGAAAAAGTTGATAACTGGATGAAAGAAAAGTTGTAA